Below is a genomic region from Solidesulfovibrio fructosivorans JJ].
CGTCAATTTTAACAGAAGCGAGACTTGTGTCTTAAACGCCCCGAAGTCAATAGCTACCTGTTGGGATTCCACTGAGAAATAAATCGGGTAGCTTAACGGCTTCCCTTGGTCCATCTGAACGCCTAAGAGCTGGCCTTGCCCATCCTCATCTACTTTTTGCCACGCGACTGGCCCAGAATAAAGCACTTTCCCCTTGACTTTAAATGGGACGTGCAGGTTTATCCGTTCCCCTCGGTTGATGCTTTCACGACCTTGTACCCAGTTAGGGATATTAATCTTAACTCCACCCTGACTCACATCTTGGAGCAGATATTCAAACGGCTGGAAATCCAATTCCCTGGAACCGAAAAAAGGGAGTACGATGGACTCAATAGGCAGGCGGGCTTCACGCCGGGACTCCGCTCCTTTCATGTTGTGCCCTGGGCGAGAGCCGCAGTCCTTTTAACCAATTTCAGGACACTGCGCCCATCACGACGTTCATAGGTCACGCTGTCCATGACGTCGCGCATAATGGCAATGCCACGTCCTCTCGATGCTAGAGATATCCTTTGTTCGTAGCCAATCCTCTCAATCCCCTCTGGCATCCCAGGTCCGCAATCGCTGATGCTAAAGACGATACGGTCTGAGGCATGGGCGATTTCCAATTGGACAAATTCGTCGGGCCTATCCGGCAAACCATGGATAATGGCGTTATTGAGCGCTTCACAAACCGCTAACTCAATCAGAATGGCATCCTCCTGACTAAATAGCTCAAACTCACTTACTGCCCGGACAGACAGCCCCGCCAGAGCAACATCATCCAAATTTGCCCGTATGGTTATGGTCATGCGTCGTTCGAGCCCTGAAGTCATGGCTGACTACCGCCAAGCGCCCTTAGGGCATCGTTTTTGCTGCCCAATATCTTAAAGACCCCCCGGTCCAGCCGGGTGATTTGAAAAATCTTGCGCATGCTGTCCCGCATGCCGAAGAGCACGAACTCGCCCTCGCCACCCAGCGCTTTCACGCAGGAGACCAAAGCGCCAAGCCCGGTACTGTCCATGAAATCGAGACCGGAAAAATCCAAGGCAAACAACCGGCGTCCCTGGTTTTCCAGGTCGACGATTCTCCCTTTGAACACCGGCGCGGCCGCAGCGTCCAGTCTCGAGCCGACCAGTTCCACGACCGTCACGCCATTCTCTAACGAATCCTTGATTTCCATAGTCGACAAGCCTGCCTTGTTAAGTCCTTTTCGCTGCCGTCGGCCCAGAACGCCGTATCCACAAGGCCGTTTGGTCATCCAGGTATTTCGGCGTGGCCCCGGTAAGGTCTGTAAGTTTGCCGGCCAGGGCATCCAGGAAATCCCCTCCTGCGGCTGCGGCGAGCTTGGCTTGAACCAAAAATGCACCCAATGAAAGCATGTTGGATTGGTCTAACTCCCACTCGAACATGCCATCGGTATACAGGAAGAGCCTGGCCCCAACTGCAAACGGAATGACATTAGCCTTGACATTTTCGATTGCCAGCATCCCCAGCGGATAGACTTGGGCCTCAAGCAACTGGGCAGTACCGTTGGGATTAATAAGTAACCCGGGGCAATGTCCTGCATTGAGGTAGGTCAGAAACCCTTTTTCGAGGTCGATTTCTCCGGCAAACAGCGTGGCGAAGTCGCTTCCCGAGGGGCTGATCTCCATCAGGTGGTCGTTGATCAGCGTCACGGTTTTTTCCAGGGAGTGGTTGTCGCGTCTGCCCAGGCGGAAAAAAGCCTGGACAATGGCCATGAGAAACGCAGCCCGGGCGCCCTTGCCCGCGATGTCGGCGAGCACCAGCCGGATGCGGCCATCGGCCATGCGAAAATAGTCGTAGTAGTCGCCGCTGGCTTGTCCGGAAGGACGATACAGGCTCTGTATCTCCAACCCCTCTGTCACGATGTCCGCGTTGGGGAGAAGCTGGTGCTGCAGCGATGCCACCAGGGCGATCTCGGCAGAAATACGGGCATAAGCCCGGCGCAGCTCATGGTTGAGCAAGACCTGCCTTCCGGCGACGCTCACCCGGGCTTTGAGTTCCTCAGGATGAAAAGGCTTGGTAAGGTAGTCGTTTGCCCCCATATTGAGCGCCTTGGCTTTCAAGTCGTTCTCTCCGAGCCCGGAGAGGACAATGATGAAGGTGTCCGTGTCCTCCACGGTCTCGCGCAACTGCCTGATGACCTCCAGGCCGCCCATGCGGGGCATTTCCATGTCAAGCAGGATGATTTGTGGCTTGAACCCTGAATACCGCTCCAGGGCGTCCACCCCGTCGACGGCTTCCTCCAATTCGAAAGCGTCCTGAAGTGCTAAACAGATAAGACGACGCATGGTCTTGGAGTCGTCAACCACAAGCACGCGAGGCGGATGCGGGGATTGCGTCGGATTGTGGATTTCCGCAATCATGGTCGCTCTCCATGTCGCAGGGTCACCGCGAGGCTGCCTGCCCCCTGAGTGGTTGCAGCCTGCAGCAGCCCGGGCAGGTCCAAACCGAGGCCGGTTCCAAGACGCCAATCGACTTCCTTGTCCGCCTGGAACCAGTTCAGTGCGGCAACATTCCAAGAGGCCGCCGTCTCCAGAGCCTCTCGCAACCAGGCGGCTTTGTCCCCCCCCGCAGCCGCGCTGGACATTTCAAAAACGAGAAGAGGTTTGCCCGGTGCGAGAGCGTCTAGTGTCTTGTGCACAGGCCCAAAAATGTCGGCAAAACTGCGGAAAGCACTATCCCAGCCATTGTTCGCCTTGGTTTGGGTCGTGCCCCAGTTGTAGCCATCCATCCCCATCAGATCGACCACATCGTCGCCGGGATAATAGGCCGAAACCTCGTTCCAGTGAGCGTTGTCCCGCTGAGGATGGGGCAATGATTCCGCATTGGGGCAGAAGGCGAAAAGAACGTTCGTCGCCTTGGCCACCCGGAAACGCTTGACCACATACCGGAACATCTCTCGATACAGGGCCGGGCTTTGAGGACCATAGCCATCCCTGGGACCTCCCCAATGATAGCGTTCAAGGTTCATTTCATGGGCAAATCGGATGACGAGGAGTTTTCCATAAAGCCGCGCTCCCCGGGCGAAGGCGTCGAGAAGAGGGTCATAGCGGCCGGCCAGAATCTCCATGGCCTTGATCATATGTTCCTGGCCGTCGAGGATATACATCGGTTCCCACGTAATGCAGGCAATGGCCCCAGCGTCGCTGATGGCTTTCACGGACGCCAGGGGAAAATGCCCCTCGGCGGGATTTCGAGGCCATTGCAGAAAAAACGTGATCATGCTCGGTGCAACCCCGGTCTCGCGCCGCAGGGCTGCCAACCGATCAGGATCAATGGGGTAACCGTCCAGGACAAAACCGAAGTTCGGCTTGGACGCGGCACAGGTCGACAGTGGATAACCTCCTGCCATCGCCGCCAAGGCAAGGATGAGGCTACCAAGGCCCCGAACCCATCCCTTAGCCATGCTCAGCCCCCTCGGGTTGATTGAAATAGAGGATCGTCGAAAGGATGGCCACATGGTACACACACCACAGGCAATTGACCAATATCGCGCTTGTCGCCGTGTCTTCGAAATAAAGTCGGTTCAGGCCATACGCCGTGGCTCCGGCGGCGGCCATGCAGAGCAGCACTTGGGGCCAGAGGGCACGAAGCGGCAGTGAAGTGCTGCCGCCCTTGGGCGTCACGCCGAAGCTGCCTCGAATACCGAGCAGCCCCTGAACCGAGGCCTTCATATATACTGGAAACGTTATGGCCTGAAGCACGATGCCGATACCAAGCTCGGCCATGCCGTACCGGCGCTGGGACAAGGTAAAGATGAACAGCGTGAGCGTGAGCAAAATATATGGGAAAAAAAAGAGAAAGTAGATTTCAGGCCGGGCAAAAAAACTGGGTACTTCCAGGAATAGATAGAGAATAGGGCACAGCATCATGATAAAAAGCACCCAGCCGACAAAGTAGTGCGTTCCGGATAGGAAATACTCCCACCATTTGGCTACAGGCAGCCTATGCGGATTGCGGAAGAACTCTCCCAATATTTCCCGATAAAGCCCCACCGTGCCCAATGCCCAGCGGAATTGCTGCTTGAAATATCCCCCCAGGTCCTCCGGCCCCATCCCGAAGGCGCAAACCTTATTGAGATAGGCCGAGGACCAGCCGCCGAGGTGAAATTTGAGCGAAGTGGCGAAATCCTCCGTCACGGAGCGCTCTTCGAAACCGCCGACGGAAACCAGGGCCTCACGGCGGAATACCACGTTTGTGCCACAACAAAACATGGCGTCCTGCATGCTTTTGCCTTCGCAAATATATTCATAGAAAATAGCCTGCTGCAGGCCCGCAGCCCGGGCCACCCGGTTGGTTTCGAAATTGGTGTAGTACTGCGGCGTCTGGATGAAGGCCAGTTTGGGGTTGGCTTCCATAAAGGCCACAAGCGGCTCCACGAAGTCCGGGAAAGGGTTCTGGTCGGCGTCGAAAACGATGATGTATCTTTCATCGAGCTTAGGGGTGGTCTCCTCGAAATTGCTGAATTCGAACCCCTCCCGACGTTCCCCTGCCAGAAACGCCAAGAAATCATTGATCATACCCGCTTTGGCCCCATGCCAGACGCGCCGGAACAAGTTGACCCCGATCCGCTGGCATAATGCGTCGATGCTGCGGCGGTAAGCGGCCATAGCGCTCTGGTCCTGTCCAGGCAGACCGTAACGGGTGTCGTCCAAAAAATAGATATGCTTGTTTGGATAGGTCAGGTTGTAAAAGCAGGTCAGGGTGTCCTCAAGAATGTCCAGGGGTTCCTTGAAAGAGGATACGATGATGGCCACTGGCGGATAGTCGTTGAGGGGGGGGACGTTGTCCATGGAGAACGCAGGTCCGGAAGGTTTGGCTATTACATGGTAGAGGTTGAGAAAATAGCCGAAGGAGTGGGTCATGGTGAACGTTTCGGCCAGAAGCAGCAAGAACGCCAGGATTTTTTCGTACCAGTGGTAGTCTGCCTGTAAAAACAGAAACGTGCGGACAATGAGATAAAAAAAGGTGGCCATCATGCAGGCCAGGATAGCCATTCCGATCAGCGGCCCGTAAAAAGAAGACTTCTTCTCCACTTTGCCCCCTAAAACCTGTAGGTCAGGCCGGTCCAGACCCCGGTCGCATCCCATTGTGGCGAACGTTGCACCAATCCCTTGAGGGAGAAGGTCCACCGGTCTGTCAGGTCATTGAGGTATTCAATCTCCAGCCGCCAGAAGGGGTTCTTGGTCGTATCCGATCCGTGGGAGACTTGGATTCCGTAATAATGCCGCCGTGCGCCGCAGAAAAAATCCTTTGCGAGGTCATGCCGCCAACCCAGGGTAAGGGCTCCGGACGAGTAATCCTGCGGCGTCCAGTACGGGTGAACGATGGTAACGAGGGTGTCATCCTGGTAGACGTATTTGTTCGCTTCCCGGGTGTCGCGGTATTCGCCGGTGGCAGCGAGCTTGAGCTCATGGGGATGGTCGGTAAGGATCACTCCCGCGTCGGCCCGCAGGGCCGTGCCTTGGTTGTCGTCGCTGTAGTTGAGGTAGCGCCCCTGGAAGGACAGATCGATGCGCCGTAACGGTTGCAGCCGGAGCATGCCCCCCCAGTTGTCGATCTGGATGCCTTGGGCCAGGCTCATGTCATTGGTGATTTCGTCGGTGCGCTGATAGAAAAAGGCCAGCGTGACCGCATCGATCGGCCGGAGTTCGATGCGCGCCTGCCCCGAATAGAGCGGCCGAAGCCCGACATCCGAATACTGCTTGTTGGTGAATGCAAACTCGCCGGAAAGCCACTGGTTGACCCGGCCGCCCGCGCCCAGGGTCTGGCCTTCGGCCCAGTAGGCGCCCTCGAATCGTCGCGCGGAAACGGCGGCTTGGACCTGTCCTTGCTGGAGGGCCTGGGCCGCCAGGGTCGACGCATCCGAGCTTGACTGCGCCTCGCTTTGGCCTTGCTGGGCGGCCTGAGGGGATTTGGGATCCTCCAGCCACAGGTGCTGCGCCGCCCGCAGGTAATAGCGATCCTCAACCGGGACGGTGAATTCCGTATCCCAGCGAAAGCGGGTGATCTGGGCCAGACGGCCGCCCTTGCCGTCCTCGTCCCAAAAGGAAAAGCCCACCCTGACAGAGGGCGCATTACGCCAACGCAGCCTGTCCACTGCCTGCCCGGCCAGGGTATGCATGGGATCGCTGGTGAGCATGCGTTGATAGGTTGCGGCCTCTTCGTCGCGCATTCCCAAAGCGCATGCAGCCTGGGCACGGTCAAAGAGGGCTTCCTGGTTGCCCGGCTCCATGGCCAGCAAGGCGTCATTTGTCGTGATGGCCTTCGCGAATTGATTGTTGAAGCTATCCATCTTGGCAGTGTGCTCCAAGCCTGCGGCTTCACGTACCTGCGCGGGATACGTCCCGTTTTCCAAGGCTGAATAAAGGAGTGCGGCGCGGTCTGGCATCTTGCCCCAAAACGCCGTTCGCGCAGCCTCGCGAAGCGGGACCGGATTGTCGGGTTTGAGACTGTGCAAATCGGCATAAGCCGTCAGCGATGCGTCGTAGCGCTTCGCCCAGCCCAGCACGCGCGCCTTTGTGAGCAGCACCTTGGCGTCACCAGGGAAATCCACGGCCAAGCCGTCCAGAAGGACCAGCGCGTCGTCATACCAACCTGTTGCGGCCAAGACTTCGGCCAGACCCATTCGAGCGAAATAATTGTCGGGCTCGGAGCGCAACGCAACGCGAAAGAGACGTCCCGCCTTTTCTAGCCGTCCATCATCCTTGAGCGCTGCGGCCAGGGAGGCTTTTTGGGCTACGCTTGTCGGTACGGCCGCGTCCCGTTCCTCCCCGACTCTCCAGGCTGACCACGCATCCGCCGGGTCAAGGGCCAGAGCCCGGCGATAGGCATCGAGGGCCTGCCTTTTGTCCCCGGTCTTGTACAGCAGGTCGCCGAGTTGCCGCAGATCCGTATTGCTGGCGTCGGGGCTGGCGGAGGCTTTGCGGGCGGCGGCCAGGGCGGCGGTCACGTTGCCTGAAGCAGCCCGCGCGGCGGCCTCAAGACGCAGAGGGGCGGCACTGTCCGGCGCAACGGCTGCAAGACGGTGCGTCACCGCCAATGCGGCGTCATCATTTTTCTCCAAAAGGCGCAGCTGGGCCAACCCGGTGAGCGCGTCCTTGTCGTTGCCGTTGGCCGTCAGTAACGCCTCATACACGTTCGCGGCCTCTCCGTAACGCTGCTGTGCGACCAGCACGGCCGCGAGCTTGAGCGTCAGTTCGTGGGTCTTGCCATTGGCGGCCATTTCCTTGCGCACCCCGTCCTCGGCCCGGTAGAAATCGCCCCAGGCCATGGACCGTTCGGCATGGGCAATTCCGGCCCTTCCGGACGGATCAAGGGTTTCGGCACGCTCGAAAAGCCGTTTGGCCAGGACCGCCCGTCCCAGGACCGCCTGGAAGTCCGCAGCGGCCAGGAGCAACTCCACATTGTCAGGATGGGTTTTGAGCAGTGGGATCACAAGTTCGGCGGCCTGCTCTGGTTTTCCGGCAGCGTTCAGGGCGCGCCCGAGCAAAATGACGATTTCAAGATTGACCGGTTCGGCTGCGTGCAACCGCTCGAGCAGCGGCAGCGCATCCTTGGCGCGTCCGGACCAGTTGAGCGTCTGGGCGAGCTTCAATCCGAGGCCCGGCAGGGATGGCTTGGCGGCATAGGCTCGTTCGTAAGCCAGGGCCGCGCCACGGACGTCGCCAGAATAGAGCCGAACACTGCCCAGGGCGGCAAGCGCTTCCGGCAGTGGATTTGGCATTTGCGCCAAAGGTTCGAGCACGGTCAGGGCGTCGGGATACCGGTGCAGACTGATGAGGATTTCGGCATACTCAAGGACGATCCGAAAGTTTGTCGGAGAAGCGGCCAAGACGCGACGATATTCCGCTGCCGCTTGGTCCAGGGTGGCTTCGTTGCGGGCAAGCAGCCGGGCCAGTTCCAGGCGGGCTTCGGCATCCGAGATCGTCTTGCCAGCAAAGACGGCGTCCGGAAATTGCGCCCAGGCACAAGGGCAGACCAGTAACAACGCCATGGGGACCGCGACCGTCCACCGGCAGACATGAGACGCGAAGCGATAGAGGCGCGTCGGGTGCTGCATGCTGTCCTTGCTTTCTATTAACAGCCGTGGTCGTGGGTTATTGGCCAAGAGAACGCCGAAATTCCCGGATGGCGTCCTGTGTTTTGCCGGCCCAGGAGAGTGTCTGGGCATACCGACGTCGTAACTGCACATCATTGGGCGAGGCAACGACGAGCTTTTCGTAAAGTTTGATGGATTCGGCATAGCGCTTGGTCCAACTGAGCACCTCGGCCAACCGGAGCTGAATCGCCTGATTTTCGGGGGAAGCCTGGAGCAGTTCGCGATAGAGGGATTCGGCCTTGCCATATTCCTTGCGCATTGCGAACAAATCCGCCTGGAGCAGCCTGTCCTCGCCGGAAAGCTGGTCAGGCGCTATGGCATCCAAAATCGCCTTGGCCTCCCCGGTCCTGCCGCTCCACATGAGCACCCGGGCCATCTCGGCCTTGGCCTCGACCAGTTCGGGCTTTTCGGCCAGCACCTTGCCGTATTCCACCAAGGATTCGTCGTAGCGTTTGACGTAACTCAACAAGCGGGCCAGTTCCAGGCGGGCTTGCCAATCGGGGACATCCCCGGATGGTTGGGTGATGGCCGGAGCCTTGGGCACAGTGGATTGCGCGTCCTGGCTTAAGGCGTGAACGCTGGGTGTAGCGAAGCAAAGGCCGGCAAATGCCAAGAGAGTGCACCAAAAGACACAACGCGCTTTATGGACATGATAATTCATGGAGTCTCCCCCAAGACCTGTCGGTATTGGACGATGGCGTCGTTAAAACGGCCCGCAGCGGTGAGGACCCGACCCAACACGAGCCTCGCCTGTCGATTTTCTGGATTGCGGCGCAGCACCGACTCGCAGAGGCCTTCGGCCTCCTGAGTGCGTCCATGCCAAGCAACAAGTTGGGCCAAGCCCAAGGCCGCCGCAATACTGTCAGGATACTTCCCCAGTACTCGCCGGTAAAGCTGTTCCGACGCGGCGACATCGCCCACACGCGATTCGAGTTCGGCAAGATATATGGCCGAAGGTTCCGATTGCAAAACAGAGTCGCCTGCCCGACGCAACGCGGCCAGCGCCAATGCGGGCATTCCCATACTATCGAATTCTCCCGCCACCGCATTGAGCACATCGGGTGAAAGTCTGGTCTTCGAAGTGATCAAGGAGCTGAGCACCTCTTTGCTGAAGGTTGCATCACCAGCCAAAAAGGCCGAGCGAGCCAATTTCAAGGCCATGGAGGGGCGCAGTCCACCTGCGGCAGCGGCTATGCGGAATTTCTGAAGCGCTTCGGTGAATTTGCCTTGGGACAACATCGACTCGCCAGAATGGAATGCTACTGAAGAAATATTTAACAATCTAAAGACAAAGCATGACGTAAGAGCTGAAAGAGCGAGCAGCGATGCAAAGATGACGTGCTGCCAATATCTCATATAAAATCCCACTTAACGCACAAAGGAGACAATGACCTTTCTGACCAGAGAAGTCCCTAACCGTTGGCGACAACTCCACGAAATACTTTAAGTTTTCCTGTTATCTATAAACGAAGCTCAATATTTACACAGTTTCGCCCAGCCTTCTTACTTACATAGACCTGCCTGTCGGCCCGAGCAACAACAATATCGGCCGTCTCACCTTCTCGAGACCGCTGCATAATTCTCGTCAGTCCTTGCTTGGCCCGTCTCTAAGGGGCGTGAGACGGCAGTCGTGGTTGTTCTTTCTCCAGGTCTAGGACGTTTTTCACCTCGTTGGCGGCATTTGCCAGCCAACAGAGGCACGTCTCCTCAACAATCGGCCTTCAGGACCGCTTTTTTCAGATTGAAAGCCATGGCATTGAGCAGGAACTCCAGTTCAACCTTGGCCAGACCGAGGTAGCGGGCTCGAAAGAAGCCGTAGCCACGCTTGAGGGTGCCGAAGGCGCGCTCCACCTTTGACCGAAGGCTGCTAACCAGGCGATTGGCGGCTTTTTCGGCGAGTGTGAGTTCCCGATTCCGTGCGGCCTTGTGCATGATACCGTCCAGGAGTCCCCGGACCGCAAGCACGTAGCGGTTCAGCTGGCTGCTGTACCCCTTGTCCGCGTAGACGCTCTCGCCAGCTCTCACATCGACCTCATCCAGCACGGTGACGAATTCTTCCGTGTCGGACCGATTGGCCGGTGTGGCATGACCACCGAGCACGAAACCGTCCCGGCTGTCCGTGGCGGCGTGGATTTTGTATCCGTAATACGCCCGGTTGCCTTTGCGCAGCCAGGCCGCGTCGGCATCGTCAGAATAGCTGATGGTCACATCCGGTGCGTCACCGGCATCTTCCTCGCGATCCTCGGGCAGCACGTCGAGCACCTTGAGCGGATGACGTGCGGAAGAAACGACGCTGGCATCGACAATGGCCCCTTCGCGCACCAGAAGTCCCCGGCGTTCCAGCTGATGATTGAGTTTGTCCAGCAGGCGCTTGAGGATATTGCGCTCCACCAGGCTCTGGCGGAAACGGCAGACCGTGGTGGAATCCGCCACTTCATCGTGGTCCAGGGAAAGGCCCACGAACCGGACAAAAGAGAGGCGGTCGCACAGGGCCTCCTCCACCGCCGCATCGCGGAGATTGTACCAGCGCTGGAGCAGGAGAATCTTGAACATGAGCAACGGCGGGTAGGACGGGTTACCGACGGCATTGGCCACTCGCTTGAGTTCATTGCGAAGCACTTTTTCGAGGGGTTTCCAGTCGATGAGGCGATCAATCACGTCGAGAAAGCATTCTTTGCGCTTGCGGCGGGCAACAACGTAGTCGGCAATGCCAGGCTTCTCGGAAGAACGCTCGCTCATGATCGCCTCCATCGTGTTGGATGGAGAAAATATACATCAACTACATAAATTTACAACAATTTATCCGAATATGCCGTGCATCAGTCTCGAATGGCCAAACTGGGGCGGGTGACTTCCCAGGGAAATCGTTCAAGGGGCATCGTCTTCGCTGTAAAAAAGAAAGGCCCCGACTGTAGAAGCCAGGGCCAGTAAGGTTATAGTCGAGATTTTTTGAAGATTATTGTGGATGCCTCAGCATCAAGCGTAGGGTTGGTGTTTACCACACGTGCAGTTTGCCAGCTTTTTTTTCTATACTGGCCTATTTGTGCCCTACATCAAAAAACTGTCCCTCGTCTGACTGGCCCATCGGCATCACCTCCGTTAAGGTTACAACCAACCTTTCCAAAGGAGTCGCTTACTATATAGGCCTGGGCCATGCCCGTGTCTAGAGCTTTTTTTGAGGGCGGAAATTAAAATTCCCGGGAACGAGTCCGGGCAGGAAATTAGGAGAGGTAGGAGCCCGATGGGGTCGGGATTCTTTCCAGGGGTATGGTGCTCACGCCGGCAGTTTCTGGGCCTCGACCCGCACCAGGGCTTGATCAAGCTGTCCATGGTGTGTGGCCCCAGGGGTGTGTCGCCTGCTGTTGTCGTTTTTTTCAACGGTGCATTCGGAATGTCCATTTGTCCGGGAAAGGGCCGAAGGCGGGGGTATGGGCCGAGGTCAAGGAAGACCTAACCCCTTACAAAATCGTACTTTCCTCCAGGCCTACCCCCTCCTGGGAGAGGGACTGGCCGGGGACACCAACCCCCAGGGCAAGCGGGAAAGCTCCAGGAAGGGGCCCTACCGAGCGAATCCAAGGGGTGTCCGGGCCGGCGGCCTGGGGCCAGAGGGGCAGGAGCCCCAGAAAACCAATGGGGCCGGGTAAATTCCAAGCCCCATGTGTCTCACTCGGCCAGTTTCTGCGGCAATTCTCATCCAGGGGTCAGGCTTCGGTGCCGACGACGAGAAACCGGGGTAGTGGTCTTCACCTGCTTCCGATTTTTTTAGAGGATGCACTTGGAAAGTCCAAATGGCCAATTAGGGACGGGTTCCCAGGAGAGGGAGGAAGGCCAACCGCCCACCACCTCTTGAAAATCCCCCAAGAGGTCCTCGGCCTTTTTCCTCATACACCCATGAGGTAAGTTGCGGAGAAAAACTCTTGCAGGAGCAAAAAGGCGACGGGTGGGGCGGCCTCTTGAAAAAATTCAAGCGATCCCCCTGGAGGGTGCTCAGTCTGGATGGATGGTGCGAAACATCGTGCCGCCCCGGTCGGGGCCGCCACAACCTAGTGTTGGCGGGCGTTGGCGCTTAGGCAAAGAAAAAGGGGTCACCGATTTCTCGGTAACCCCTTGGCATTCTTCTTGGTGGAGCTGGAGGGAATCGAACCCACGACCTCTTGAATGCCATTCAAGCGCTCTCCCAACTGAGCTACAGCCCCGCAGCGAGAGGTGAAATTATCCTCACACCAAAAAAAGTCAAGCCCTTTTTTCGCGCCCGTCCATTTTTTTTCGCGCCCTTTTCTTCCATACCCGTTTCCCGTACAACCCGAGCGTACGATGGCGCTTGCCATAGCCACAAGGAGTCCCCTTAACGTGCTTGTCCTGGCCAAACGCCTCCTGCGCAAAACCCTCTGGGTCGCCGGCATCTTCTTCGGCATCACCCTCATCAGCTTCGCCGTCATCCACCTGGCCCCGGGCTCGCCCACGGACATGCAGACCACCCTCAATCCCCTGGCCACCGCCGAGACCTACGCCCGGCTCCAAAAACTCTACGGCCTCGATCGCCCCCTTTACGTCCAATACGCCGACTGGCTCGGCAAGCTCGTGCGCTTCGACTTCGGCCAGTCCCTCTCCGGCGACCACCGCCCCGTCTGGGACAAGATCAGGGAACGCCTGCCCCTGACCTTTTCCATGAACATCGTCTCGCTTTTTCTCACCCTTCTTATCGCCGTGCCCATCGGCGTGGCCTCGGCCGTGCGCCAGGGAGGGCTTTTCGACCGCGCGGCCACGGTGTTCGTCTTCATCGGCTTCGCCATGCCCGGATTCTGGCTGGCGCTGCTCCTCATGCTCCTGTTCGGCATCCAGTGGGGCCTGCTCCCCATTTCCGGGCTCACCTCCATGGATTTCAACACGCTCTCGCCGCTCGGCAAAACCCTGGACCTCGCCCGTCATCTGGCCCTGCCGATCTTCATCTACACCTTCGGGAGCCTCGCCGGCATGTCCCGGTTTCTGCGCTCGTCCATGCTCGAGGTGCTGCGCCAGGATTACGTGCTGACCGCCAGGGCCAAGGGCCTGCCCGGCCATGTCGTCATCTAC
It encodes:
- a CDS encoding PilZ domain-containing protein; translation: MKGAESRREARLPIESIVLPFFGSRELDFQPFEYLLQDVSQGGVKINIPNWVQGRESINRGERINLHVPFKVKGKVLYSGPVAWQKVDEDGQGQLLGVQMDQGKPLSYPIYFSVESQQVAIDFGAFKTQVSLLLKLTKDIYLLKRGCVIYLNHLSAVFSRLSDLSKEEYGAFRDFVFDDIIHRTRINAEYLEKFHKLIMLSVDSFKDACALIDISELRQAVEPEAYIEIFKNIYQDTFAMQYLYAIKNLENKLYVSYNTLVMIYCSYL
- a CDS encoding ATP-binding protein: MTITIRANLDDVALAGLSVRAVSEFELFSQEDAILIELAVCEALNNAIIHGLPDRPDEFVQLEIAHASDRIVFSISDCGPGMPEGIERIGYEQRISLASRGRGIAIMRDVMDSVTYERRDGRSVLKLVKRTAALAQGTT
- a CDS encoding STAS domain-containing protein; protein product: MEIKDSLENGVTVVELVGSRLDAAAAPVFKGRIVDLENQGRRLFALDFSGLDFMDSTGLGALVSCVKALGGEGEFVLFGMRDSMRKIFQITRLDRGVFKILGSKNDALRALGGSQP
- a CDS encoding PP2C family protein-serine/threonine phosphatase; this encodes MIAEIHNPTQSPHPPRVLVVDDSKTMRRLICLALQDAFELEEAVDGVDALERYSGFKPQIILLDMEMPRMGGLEVIRQLRETVEDTDTFIIVLSGLGENDLKAKALNMGANDYLTKPFHPEELKARVSVAGRQVLLNHELRRAYARISAEIALVASLQHQLLPNADIVTEGLEIQSLYRPSGQASGDYYDYFRMADGRIRLVLADIAGKGARAAFLMAIVQAFFRLGRRDNHSLEKTVTLINDHLMEISPSGSDFATLFAGEIDLEKGFLTYLNAGHCPGLLINPNGTAQLLEAQVYPLGMLAIENVKANVIPFAVGARLFLYTDGMFEWELDQSNMLSLGAFLVQAKLAAAAGGDFLDALAGKLTDLTGATPKYLDDQTALWIRRSGPTAAKRT
- a CDS encoding glycoside hydrolase family 26 protein, with translation MAKGWVRGLGSLILALAAMAGGYPLSTCAASKPNFGFVLDGYPIDPDRLAALRRETGVAPSMITFFLQWPRNPAEGHFPLASVKAISDAGAIACITWEPMYILDGQEHMIKAMEILAGRYDPLLDAFARGARLYGKLLVIRFAHEMNLERYHWGGPRDGYGPQSPALYREMFRYVVKRFRVAKATNVLFAFCPNAESLPHPQRDNAHWNEVSAYYPGDDVVDLMGMDGYNWGTTQTKANNGWDSAFRSFADIFGPVHKTLDALAPGKPLLVFEMSSAAAGGDKAAWLREALETAASWNVAALNWFQADKEVDWRLGTGLGLDLPGLLQAATTQGAGSLAVTLRHGERP
- a CDS encoding glycosyltransferase family 2 protein, whose protein sequence is MEKKSSFYGPLIGMAILACMMATFFYLIVRTFLFLQADYHWYEKILAFLLLLAETFTMTHSFGYFLNLYHVIAKPSGPAFSMDNVPPLNDYPPVAIIVSSFKEPLDILEDTLTCFYNLTYPNKHIYFLDDTRYGLPGQDQSAMAAYRRSIDALCQRIGVNLFRRVWHGAKAGMINDFLAFLAGERREGFEFSNFEETTPKLDERYIIVFDADQNPFPDFVEPLVAFMEANPKLAFIQTPQYYTNFETNRVARAAGLQQAIFYEYICEGKSMQDAMFCCGTNVVFRREALVSVGGFEERSVTEDFATSLKFHLGGWSSAYLNKVCAFGMGPEDLGGYFKQQFRWALGTVGLYREILGEFFRNPHRLPVAKWWEYFLSGTHYFVGWVLFIMMLCPILYLFLEVPSFFARPEIYFLFFFPYILLTLTLFIFTLSQRRYGMAELGIGIVLQAITFPVYMKASVQGLLGIRGSFGVTPKGGSTSLPLRALWPQVLLCMAAAGATAYGLNRLYFEDTATSAILVNCLWCVYHVAILSTILYFNQPEGAEHG